One genomic region from uncultured Cohaesibacter sp. encodes:
- a CDS encoding alcohol dehydrogenase catalytic domain-containing protein, with protein MKALVYAGPNKVEVRDVPEPQAREGAVKVKMLYCGLCGSDIGIYSGKHPRAKAPLILGHEFVGIVETAAEGSKFAVGDHVTAYPLISCGECYPCKNGTPHVCQTLRLLGIDTDGAMADHCWVDEDVLVKVPEGTSDKLAALAEPLAVVVRTLHQAKFKTLDRCVVMGAGPIGILTAILLKHSGAAQIIISDIDEGRLALCKEFGFDAVNVRETNLIDHVNKVTDNVGVDIVFECSGVESAALEVTKLTRVGGTICMTGVHKAPHAVDLMDLNFKEQTMVGSRVYTMREFADSVPLLANMAEDLEKVISQVIPLSESDKIFDMVADPSLRTVKILVDCQA; from the coding sequence ATGAAAGCACTTGTATATGCCGGCCCCAATAAAGTTGAGGTCAGGGACGTTCCTGAACCACAGGCGCGTGAAGGCGCTGTGAAGGTGAAGATGCTTTACTGCGGTCTGTGCGGCAGTGATATCGGCATCTATTCCGGCAAGCATCCAAGAGCGAAAGCGCCACTTATTCTCGGTCACGAGTTTGTCGGCATTGTCGAAACTGCCGCTGAAGGCAGCAAATTTGCTGTTGGTGATCATGTAACGGCTTATCCGCTGATCTCTTGCGGCGAATGCTACCCTTGCAAAAACGGCACACCCCATGTCTGCCAGACCCTGCGTCTGCTGGGCATCGACACCGATGGCGCCATGGCTGACCATTGCTGGGTTGACGAAGACGTTCTGGTCAAGGTGCCAGAAGGAACCTCCGACAAGCTCGCTGCCCTGGCTGAGCCTCTGGCTGTTGTTGTGCGCACGCTGCATCAGGCCAAATTCAAGACCCTTGATCGCTGCGTTGTCATGGGCGCCGGCCCGATAGGCATTCTCACCGCCATCCTGCTCAAGCATTCCGGTGCAGCCCAGATCATTATCTCCGATATTGATGAAGGCCGTTTGGCTCTCTGCAAGGAATTCGGCTTCGATGCCGTCAATGTCCGCGAGACCAACCTGATCGACCATGTCAACAAGGTAACCGACAATGTTGGCGTTGATATCGTCTTTGAATGCTCCGGTGTTGAAAGCGCAGCGCTTGAAGTGACCAAGCTGACGCGCGTTGGCGGCACCATTTGCATGACCGGCGTTCACAAGGCTCCGCATGCCGTTGATCTCATGGACCTGAACTTCAAGGAACAGACCATGGTTGGCAGCCGCGTTTACACCATGCGCGAATTCGCTGACTCCGTGCCGCTTCTGGCCAACATGGCCGAGGATCTGGAGAAAGTCATCTCACAGGTCATTCCGCTGAGCGAAAGCGACAAGATTTTCGACATGGTTGCAGATCCTTCCCTGCGCACCGTCAAGATCCTTGTTGACTGCCAAGCCTGA
- a CDS encoding SDR family NAD(P)-dependent oxidoreductase, translating to MYKLDLSGKKAIVTGGTRGLGLGMAEGLLEAGAEVLIVGSSEKAAEVAATLNKDGAKCHGLAIDLADAASRAEGFDKAVSMLGGELDILVNCAGVQSRHASEEFPLEDWQWVLEVNLNAVFDFCQRAANVMLPKGKGKIINIASLLSFFGGFTVPAYAASKGGVMQLTKALSNEWASKGINVNALAPGYMATDMNTALLADEGRNAEITARIPAKRWGNGEDMKGPLVFLASPASDYVHGVTLPVDGGYLGR from the coding sequence ATGTACAAGCTGGATCTATCCGGAAAAAAAGCCATCGTAACCGGTGGTACCCGTGGCCTCGGGCTCGGCATGGCCGAAGGCCTGCTGGAAGCGGGCGCCGAAGTTCTGATTGTTGGGTCAAGTGAAAAGGCTGCCGAAGTGGCAGCCACCCTCAACAAGGACGGCGCCAAATGCCATGGCCTCGCCATCGACCTTGCCGATGCGGCCTCCCGCGCGGAAGGCTTTGACAAGGCCGTCAGCATGCTGGGCGGAGAGCTGGACATTCTGGTTAACTGCGCCGGCGTTCAGAGCCGCCATGCGTCCGAGGAATTTCCTCTGGAAGACTGGCAGTGGGTTCTTGAGGTCAACCTCAACGCCGTGTTCGATTTCTGTCAACGCGCAGCCAACGTCATGCTGCCAAAAGGCAAGGGCAAGATCATCAATATTGCCTCTCTGCTTTCCTTCTTTGGTGGCTTCACGGTTCCTGCCTATGCCGCATCCAAAGGTGGCGTGATGCAGTTGACCAAAGCCCTGTCCAACGAATGGGCAAGCAAGGGCATCAACGTCAACGCATTGGCTCCGGGCTATATGGCCACGGACATGAATACCGCTCTTCTGGCCGATGAAGGCCGAAACGCAGAAATCACCGCACGTATTCCGGCTAAACGCTGGGGCAATGGAGAGGACATGAAAGGTCCCCTCGTGTTCCTGGCTTCCCCCGCATCCGACTACGTGCACGGTGTCACATTACCGGTAGACGGCGGCTATCTGGGCCGCTAA
- a CDS encoding C-terminal binding protein encodes MKIVITDLDHADQNMERDVFAKAGMEFDLLECKTEDDLINQIKGYNIALNQYAPFTKRVFDALPDLKQIIRYGVGVNNVDLAAAKEAGVQVCNVPDYGMHEVSDHAIALSLSVIRKVPKMDKAVHAGVWDFTVASPIRRFSETTVGVVGLGRIGRLYAKKMHDLGFNIVGYDKFYTPNAADGSDFIKAGTLDDVITQADIFALFCPVTDENYHMIDEAAISRMKDGVYMVNTARGGLIDEDALAVALKSGKVAGAALDTTEIEPLPENSPLRALENCQLTPHMAWYSEDAALELKRKVAEEAVRFAKGESINWGLVQL; translated from the coding sequence ATGAAAATCGTCATTACCGATCTTGATCATGCTGATCAGAATATGGAGCGGGATGTTTTTGCCAAGGCAGGTATGGAATTCGACCTTCTGGAATGCAAAACCGAAGACGACCTGATCAACCAGATCAAGGGCTATAACATCGCTCTGAACCAGTATGCACCATTCACCAAACGCGTTTTTGACGCACTGCCCGATCTCAAGCAGATCATCCGTTACGGTGTTGGCGTGAACAATGTGGATCTGGCTGCAGCAAAGGAAGCTGGCGTGCAGGTTTGTAACGTGCCTGACTATGGCATGCATGAGGTCTCCGACCATGCAATCGCTCTGAGCCTCTCGGTCATCCGCAAAGTGCCGAAGATGGACAAGGCTGTGCATGCAGGCGTTTGGGACTTCACGGTTGCCTCTCCGATCCGTCGTTTCTCTGAAACCACTGTCGGTGTTGTCGGTCTTGGTCGTATTGGTCGCCTCTATGCCAAGAAGATGCATGACCTTGGCTTCAACATCGTTGGCTATGACAAATTCTACACGCCAAACGCAGCCGATGGCTCCGATTTCATCAAGGCTGGAACCCTTGATGATGTGATCACACAGGCAGACATTTTTGCTCTCTTCTGCCCGGTCACCGATGAAAACTATCACATGATCGATGAAGCAGCCATCAGCCGCATGAAAGATGGCGTCTATATGGTCAACACCGCACGCGGTGGTCTGATCGATGAAGACGCTCTGGCTGTTGCGCTTAAATCCGGCAAGGTTGCCGGTGCTGCCCTCGACACCACAGAAATCGAACCGTTGCCTGAAAATAGCCCTCTGCGCGCATTGGAAAACTGTCAGTTGACCCCGCACATGGCTTGGTATTCGGAAGATGCTGCCCTGGAACTGAAACGTAAAGTTGCAGAAGAAGCTGTTCGTTTCGCTAAAGGGGAAAGTATTAATTGGGGTTTGGTCCAACTTTGA
- a CDS encoding DctP family TRAP transporter solute-binding subunit, with the protein MSIKTLTLAAVLAVGTIVSPAVAETLRFSNVTSVSGKDAGVEFKRIVEEKTNGSLTVKHFPDNQLGNDRVITESTIFGDIDIGVSSTSPLATLFPDLYAFDAPFLFLSPEDAYAKLDGETGQAILKTLEKKGLKGLAFWENGFRNFTNSKKAVAEPADLDGMKIRTMENDVHLAAWRALGANPTPMAFSELFTALQQGTVDGQENPLGIIDGNRFQEVQSNLSLTQHVYTPYIVFMNLDKFNSLSKEEQDAITSAAKETTTFQRNRSQELEKEILVRIKKDGVTVTELTPDQKAMWQKIIVDANIYDLVKSKMDHPEYMDALLKK; encoded by the coding sequence ATGTCCATTAAAACACTTACGCTTGCAGCAGTATTGGCTGTAGGCACAATCGTTTCACCAGCTGTTGCTGAAACCCTTCGTTTCTCCAACGTGACATCCGTATCGGGTAAAGACGCTGGCGTTGAGTTCAAACGCATCGTTGAGGAAAAAACCAACGGATCTTTGACTGTCAAACACTTCCCGGATAACCAGCTGGGCAACGACCGCGTGATCACCGAAAGCACCATCTTTGGTGATATCGATATCGGTGTGAGCTCCACGTCTCCGCTGGCTACCCTGTTCCCGGATCTGTATGCATTCGACGCTCCTTTCCTTTTCCTGAGCCCTGAAGATGCATATGCGAAACTGGACGGTGAAACCGGTCAGGCTATCCTGAAAACCCTTGAGAAAAAAGGCCTCAAAGGTCTGGCTTTCTGGGAAAATGGCTTCCGTAACTTCACCAACAGCAAAAAAGCTGTTGCCGAGCCAGCCGATCTGGATGGCATGAAAATCCGCACCATGGAAAACGACGTGCATCTGGCTGCATGGCGCGCTCTTGGTGCCAACCCGACCCCGATGGCTTTCTCCGAGCTGTTCACCGCTCTGCAGCAGGGTACTGTTGACGGTCAGGAAAACCCACTGGGCATCATCGACGGCAACCGCTTCCAGGAAGTGCAGAGCAACTTGTCTCTGACCCAGCATGTTTACACACCATATATCGTGTTCATGAACTTGGATAAATTCAACTCTCTGAGCAAAGAAGAGCAGGACGCTATCACGTCTGCTGCCAAAGAGACCACCACGTTCCAGCGTAACCGCTCCCAGGAACTGGAAAAAGAAATCCTCGTCAGAATCAAGAAAGACGGTGTGACTGTTACCGAGCTGACCCCTGATCAGAAAGCAATGTGGCAGAAGATCATTGTAGATGCCAACATCTACGATCTCGTCAAATCCAAAATGGATCATCCTGAATATATGGATGCTTTGCTGAAGAAATAA
- a CDS encoding TRAP transporter small permease has translation MTILRFLDKYFEISISVFLLLFMTALIAVQVFMRYVMGESLSWSEELARYVFIWLIYLMISYSAREMKHIKIDAALGLFPQSWQRWVVILGDLLFLAFALFIVKTTYELVLKQMMLDQRSTALAIPLWMIYAAPGVGFFLTAIRQVQTIIWRLRNPDKSNIEEF, from the coding sequence ATGACCATTCTACGCTTTTTGGACAAGTATTTCGAAATTTCAATCAGCGTCTTTCTCCTGCTCTTCATGACCGCCCTTATCGCGGTGCAGGTTTTCATGCGGTATGTGATGGGGGAATCTCTGTCCTGGTCCGAAGAACTGGCGCGATATGTCTTTATCTGGTTGATCTATCTGATGATCAGCTACAGCGCGCGTGAAATGAAGCATATCAAGATCGACGCAGCGCTGGGGCTCTTTCCCCAATCCTGGCAGCGGTGGGTTGTCATTCTGGGCGACCTTCTGTTTCTGGCTTTTGCCCTGTTTATCGTCAAGACCACCTATGAGCTGGTGCTCAAGCAGATGATGCTCGACCAGCGTTCGACCGCTCTGGCTATCCCGTTGTGGATGATCTACGCCGCACCCGGTGTTGGCTTCTTCCTGACTGCCATCAGACAGGTTCAGACCATTATCTGGCGCCTTCGCAATCCTGACAAATCCAACATCGAGGAGTTCTAA
- a CDS encoding TRAP transporter large permease, with the protein MVATVLFTSLVLFLILNVPVGIAIGLASAAAALAAEALSPNYISQQLIAGTDSFPIMAIPLFILAGDLMGAGGVSRRILNVANVFFGRVTGGLAIVTVAVCMFFAAVSGSGPATVAAVGSMVIPTMLEKGYSKSFTLALVATAGSIGVIIPPSIPMVIFGVATGTSISNMFMAGIIPGFLIGFALMGWSYFYAKKAGISGIEGNFDCRVAAKLMWEAKWALLNPVIILGGIYAGIFTPTEAAAVAAVYALLCGLVLYREISFSQLLKTVARSCSTTGTTMVILGCATAFAKILTIEQIPVQVADLMTTISDNPIIILMIINVLLLFVGCVMDTTPAILVLSPILFPVATSMGVDPIHFGIIMVVNLAIGFITPPLGINLFVAARVGNAQLGTVVRGIIPFVVIMIILLLIISYIPPVSIGIFSLLGR; encoded by the coding sequence ATGGTCGCTACAGTTCTCTTTACAAGCCTGGTCCTGTTCCTCATCCTCAATGTCCCTGTAGGCATTGCCATTGGTCTGGCCTCGGCAGCAGCGGCGCTTGCCGCAGAAGCTCTTTCGCCCAACTATATTTCCCAGCAGTTGATTGCCGGTACGGATAGCTTTCCGATCATGGCGATCCCGCTGTTTATTCTTGCCGGTGACCTGATGGGTGCTGGTGGTGTTTCCCGCCGTATCCTCAACGTCGCCAATGTGTTCTTCGGTCGCGTTACCGGTGGACTTGCCATTGTTACTGTCGCTGTCTGCATGTTCTTTGCAGCCGTTTCCGGTTCGGGCCCGGCCACAGTGGCCGCCGTTGGCTCCATGGTCATTCCGACCATGCTGGAAAAAGGCTATTCCAAGTCCTTCACTTTGGCGCTTGTGGCTACAGCTGGTTCGATCGGGGTTATCATCCCCCCCTCCATCCCGATGGTCATCTTCGGCGTTGCAACGGGCACATCGATCTCAAACATGTTCATGGCTGGTATTATTCCAGGCTTCCTGATCGGCTTTGCGCTGATGGGCTGGAGCTACTTCTATGCCAAGAAGGCCGGAATTTCGGGGATTGAGGGCAATTTTGATTGCCGTGTCGCTGCGAAATTGATGTGGGAAGCCAAATGGGCGCTTTTGAACCCGGTCATCATTCTCGGCGGCATCTATGCGGGTATCTTCACCCCGACGGAAGCGGCCGCTGTTGCCGCGGTTTATGCCTTGCTCTGCGGTCTGGTCTTGTATCGTGAGATCAGCTTCTCGCAGCTGCTCAAGACCGTTGCACGCTCCTGTTCCACAACCGGTACGACGATGGTCATTCTGGGTTGTGCAACCGCCTTTGCCAAGATCCTGACCATCGAGCAGATCCCGGTTCAGGTGGCTGACCTGATGACGACGATTTCGGATAACCCGATCATCATTCTCATGATCATCAACGTACTGCTGCTGTTCGTTGGCTGTGTCATGGATACCACGCCAGCCATTCTGGTGCTGTCTCCGATCCTGTTCCCTGTGGCAACCTCCATGGGTGTGGATCCGATCCACTTCGGCATCATCATGGTGGTCAACCTGGCAATCGGGTTCATCACTCCACCTTTGGGTATCAACCTGTTCGTGGCGGCAAGGGTCGGCAACGCCCAGCTCGGCACCGTGGTAAGAGGGATCATACCTTTCGTTGTGATCATGATCATTCTCCTCTTGATCATATCCTACATACCACCCGTCTCGATTGGCATCTTCAGCCTTCTGGGTCGATAA
- a CDS encoding 2-dehydro-3-deoxy-6-phosphogalactonate aldolase has product MNFEQFVGQCPLVAILRGLAPEEALGMGQTLVDAGFSIIEVPLNSPRPFESISILQESLGRRALIGAGTVLSTDAVDSVAAAGGKLIVMPHCNTKVISYAKSLGLYCVPGIATPTEAFAALDAGADALKLFPAESAAPAVVKAMLAVLPKSTRILPVGGIAPGTMADYWAAGAAGFGLGSALYKAGMSVDQVGTNAAAFIEAINALKQS; this is encoded by the coding sequence ATGAACTTTGAACAGTTTGTAGGGCAATGCCCCCTTGTTGCCATTTTGCGCGGTCTGGCTCCTGAAGAAGCCCTTGGTATGGGTCAGACGCTGGTTGATGCCGGCTTTAGCATCATTGAGGTTCCACTCAACTCGCCGCGCCCCTTTGAAAGCATCTCGATCCTGCAGGAAAGTCTTGGCCGCCGCGCATTGATTGGCGCCGGTACGGTTTTGAGCACCGATGCGGTCGATAGCGTGGCTGCTGCGGGGGGCAAGCTGATTGTCATGCCTCACTGCAACACCAAAGTGATTTCCTACGCCAAGTCTCTTGGCCTTTATTGCGTTCCCGGCATTGCAACGCCAACCGAAGCCTTTGCTGCGCTCGATGCTGGTGCGGATGCCCTCAAGCTTTTCCCCGCAGAAAGTGCGGCTCCTGCAGTGGTCAAGGCCATGTTGGCCGTTCTGCCCAAATCCACGCGCATCCTGCCGGTCGGCGGTATCGCACCTGGCACGATGGCGGACTATTGGGCCGCAGGAGCCGCAGGTTTCGGCCTGGGCAGCGCACTCTACAAGGCGGGCATGTCCGTCGATCAGGTTGGCACCAATGCTGCCGCCTTCATCGAGGCAATCAATGCTTTGAAACAGAGCTGA
- a CDS encoding enolase C-terminal domain-like protein, with product MVKITDVVVKDIRFPTSRNLDGSDAMNEAPDYSATYVILKTDKGEALSGHGLTFTNGRGNNLVVAAAETLAKSFVIGKELDDITKDFGTFWHELVAGDSQLRWLGPEKGLVHLATAALVNALWDMWAKSEGKPVWKLLADMTPEELVRCVDFTYIEDAITPHEALAMLKRKETGKAAREAEMHEKGFPAYSTAAGWLGYSEEKMRRLAREAVEGGWTHLKQKVGADIEQDVERARILREELGWDRHLMMDANQIWGVEEAIANMRRLAEFDPLWIEEPTSPDDILGHKAIRDSIGTIGVATGEHAHNRVMFKQFFQAEAFDFCQLDPARLGGVNEVLAVLLMAAKYDVPVCPHGGGVGLCQYSLNIVLFDYIAVSGSLENRVLEYVDHLHENFEEPLTVKNGRYFPGSMPGYGATLKADSQERFSFPDGVEWAETV from the coding sequence ATGGTAAAGATTACAGATGTCGTCGTAAAAGACATCCGCTTTCCAACGTCCAGAAATCTGGACGGTTCTGATGCGATGAATGAAGCGCCGGACTATTCGGCAACCTATGTGATCCTCAAGACAGACAAGGGCGAGGCTCTTTCCGGTCATGGCCTCACCTTCACCAACGGTCGTGGCAACAATCTGGTTGTGGCAGCCGCCGAAACCCTCGCCAAATCTTTCGTCATCGGCAAGGAACTGGACGATATCACGAAGGATTTCGGCACTTTCTGGCATGAGCTGGTCGCCGGGGATTCCCAATTGCGCTGGCTTGGCCCTGAAAAGGGACTTGTTCATCTGGCAACGGCCGCTCTGGTCAATGCCCTATGGGACATGTGGGCCAAATCCGAAGGCAAACCGGTCTGGAAGCTGTTGGCTGACATGACGCCTGAAGAGTTGGTGCGTTGCGTGGACTTCACCTATATCGAAGATGCCATCACCCCGCATGAAGCCCTTGCCATGCTCAAACGCAAGGAAACAGGCAAAGCTGCTCGCGAAGCCGAAATGCACGAGAAAGGCTTCCCGGCCTATTCAACTGCGGCTGGCTGGCTTGGCTATTCCGAAGAAAAAATGCGCCGTCTGGCTCGTGAAGCTGTTGAAGGGGGCTGGACCCACCTTAAACAGAAGGTTGGTGCGGACATCGAACAGGATGTCGAGCGCGCCCGCATTCTGCGCGAAGAGCTGGGCTGGGATCGCCATCTGATGATGGATGCCAACCAGATCTGGGGCGTTGAAGAAGCGATTGCCAATATGCGCCGTCTTGCCGAGTTCGATCCACTCTGGATCGAAGAGCCTACAAGCCCGGATGATATTCTTGGCCACAAGGCAATCAGGGACAGCATCGGCACGATTGGTGTGGCAACCGGTGAGCATGCGCATAACCGTGTCATGTTCAAGCAGTTCTTCCAGGCCGAAGCCTTCGACTTCTGCCAGCTTGATCCGGCGCGCCTTGGTGGCGTCAACGAAGTGCTGGCCGTGTTGCTGATGGCTGCCAAATATGATGTGCCGGTCTGTCCGCATGGTGGCGGCGTTGGCCTGTGCCAATATTCGCTGAATATCGTGCTGTTCGACTATATCGCAGTGAGCGGAAGCCTCGAAAACCGCGTTCTGGAATATGTTGATCATCTGCACGAGAATTTCGAAGAGCCGCTGACCGTCAAGAATGGTCGCTACTTCCCGGGCAGCATGCCCGGCTATGGCGCAACCCTCAAGGCAGATTCGCAAGAGCGGTTCTCCTTCCCTGATGGCGTGGAATGGGCCGAGACGGTTTGA
- a CDS encoding acyltransferase family protein gives MSKMQYRPEIDGIRAIAVLSVVVFHSDLGLLKGGFLGVDLFFVISGYLITRILINDLESDSFSIITFYEGRIRRILPALFVTLALCFIAAWYLMSPIHMEGFSRSLVAVATFSSNILFWQESGYFDTASELRPLLHTWSLAVEEQFYIFFPLFLMLAWRFGKKATVSLLALAFVVSLAIAQWGVMNKPVAAFYLMPTRAWELLVGVFAAFMALNMEKRQITLALPLRNLLSGIGLMAVVGSILIFDPQMAIPSFPALVPTVGTALLILFATQGTLVNRFLRIRLLVGIGLISYSAYLFHQPLLAFARYRSLHELSSTVSIFLCVSTFIWAYLSWRYIEQPFRNRKVVVRSVIFPLGAAATAMLIVSGVWNIRNNGINANNDTKIVSSNIYDACHFHHPANNLSMDYCRASLGFNKYYVLIGDSHAMTFFVELKKTLAKKGFGLIAFTKNTLFPIAGTYREGMPDNESRMAFLDSAYDFAMHDPHVEGIYVAARWAAHIEGGAFKRPDGLMDDHPFSHTRIARSSGADQTSTSDLLAYSSQFLAKVASYRPVTLIGPVPEVGVDVPRALLLDRSVLNYPVSWYDDREKNVLKLLRMARKESPNISVVDMRSIFCSNASGVCIQEQDGHSLYVDDDHVSLTGAKLVMSAISKQLDNKQTLSQTEPNQTSKIGAKAQGS, from the coding sequence ATGAGCAAGATGCAATATCGGCCAGAGATCGACGGCATCCGAGCCATCGCCGTTCTGTCTGTTGTCGTGTTTCATTCAGACTTGGGGCTCCTGAAGGGCGGTTTTCTTGGCGTAGACCTCTTCTTTGTCATCAGTGGTTACCTGATCACCCGCATCCTGATCAATGATCTGGAAAGTGATAGCTTCAGTATCATCACCTTTTATGAGGGACGCATCCGGCGCATCTTGCCCGCCCTGTTTGTGACACTCGCGCTTTGCTTCATCGCGGCATGGTATTTGATGAGCCCCATTCATATGGAGGGCTTTTCCCGCAGCCTCGTAGCTGTGGCGACATTCAGCTCCAATATCCTGTTTTGGCAGGAATCGGGCTATTTTGATACGGCGTCCGAGCTTCGCCCCCTACTCCACACATGGAGCCTTGCGGTTGAAGAGCAGTTTTACATTTTCTTCCCACTCTTTCTGATGCTCGCATGGCGCTTTGGCAAGAAAGCCACGGTGTCCTTGCTGGCTCTGGCTTTTGTTGTCAGCCTCGCTATCGCTCAGTGGGGCGTTATGAACAAACCCGTCGCCGCCTTCTATCTTATGCCGACGCGCGCCTGGGAACTGTTGGTTGGTGTCTTCGCCGCTTTTATGGCGCTGAATATGGAGAAAAGACAGATCACACTGGCCCTTCCGCTTCGCAATCTGTTAAGCGGCATCGGGCTCATGGCGGTTGTCGGCTCCATCCTGATTTTTGATCCGCAAATGGCTATTCCGAGCTTTCCCGCTCTTGTGCCAACGGTTGGTACCGCCCTTCTCATTCTGTTTGCAACCCAAGGCACCCTAGTCAATCGCTTTTTGCGCATCAGACTATTGGTCGGCATCGGCCTGATCAGCTACAGCGCCTATCTGTTTCACCAGCCTCTTCTGGCCTTTGCCCGCTATCGTAGCCTGCATGAGTTGAGCAGCACGGTCTCCATTTTTCTTTGCGTCTCGACCTTTATCTGGGCCTATCTAAGCTGGCGCTATATCGAGCAGCCATTTCGAAACCGCAAGGTCGTTGTTCGCAGTGTGATTTTCCCGCTGGGCGCGGCCGCGACCGCGATGCTTATTGTCTCTGGCGTCTGGAATATTCGCAATAACGGGATCAACGCCAACAATGACACCAAAATCGTATCGTCTAACATTTATGATGCCTGCCACTTTCACCATCCGGCCAATAATCTGAGTATGGATTATTGCCGGGCGTCTTTGGGGTTTAACAAATATTATGTGCTGATTGGTGACAGTCACGCGATGACATTCTTTGTGGAGCTCAAGAAGACCCTTGCAAAAAAGGGCTTTGGTCTGATTGCCTTTACAAAGAACACGCTATTCCCGATCGCGGGCACCTATCGCGAAGGCATGCCGGATAATGAAAGCCGGATGGCCTTTCTGGACAGTGCCTATGATTTCGCCATGCATGATCCGCATGTTGAAGGGATTTATGTGGCAGCGCGATGGGCAGCTCATATCGAGGGCGGGGCCTTTAAGCGACCAGACGGCCTGATGGATGATCATCCTTTCTCGCACACCCGTATTGCGAGATCATCAGGCGCAGATCAGACATCAACGTCCGACCTGCTGGCCTATTCATCGCAATTCCTCGCAAAAGTCGCCAGCTACCGGCCAGTGACCCTCATTGGCCCCGTACCGGAGGTCGGGGTTGATGTGCCAAGAGCGCTATTGCTCGACAGGTCCGTGCTGAATTATCCTGTTTCCTGGTATGATGACAGGGAAAAAAACGTGCTTAAGTTGCTGCGCATGGCGCGCAAGGAAAGCCCGAATATCTCGGTCGTCGATATGCGCAGCATCTTTTGCAGCAATGCCTCCGGCGTTTGTATTCAAGAGCAGGATGGCCATTCGCTTTATGTCGATGATGACCATGTTAGCCTGACCGGCGCTAAACTCGTCATGTCCGCAATCTCCAAACAATTGGACAATAAGCAAACATTATCTCAAACTGAACCCAATCAAACCTCGAAGATAGGCGCAAAAGCTCAGGGTAGCTAG
- a CDS encoding Lrp/AsnC family transcriptional regulator, protein MTEMDKVNVEILKQLQSDGRLSNAKLAEHLNMSETPCWRRLKKLEENGVIESYQANLNRRKIGLGVMAFVQLRCSDHSQDATRKFQRIIEDSPNILSCHNTTGDDDFLLVIVAKDLDDYSAFVDNVLRKLPGVASIRSNLSLREMKASSRLPILL, encoded by the coding sequence ATGACCGAAATGGACAAAGTGAATGTCGAGATTCTCAAACAGCTCCAGAGCGACGGGCGTCTATCGAATGCCAAGCTCGCAGAGCATCTTAACATGAGTGAAACGCCCTGTTGGCGACGCCTTAAAAAGCTGGAAGAGAACGGCGTGATTGAAAGCTATCAGGCCAATCTCAATCGCCGGAAAATAGGGCTCGGCGTCATGGCCTTTGTGCAGCTTCGCTGTTCGGATCACAGTCAGGACGCAACACGCAAGTTCCAGCGTATCATAGAGGATAGCCCGAATATCCTCTCCTGCCACAACACAACGGGTGATGACGATTTTCTGCTGGTCATTGTTGCCAAGGATCTGGATGATTATAGCGCCTTTGTCGACAACGTCTTGCGCAAGCTTCCCGGTGTGGCGAGCATACGCTCCAACCTGTCTCTCAGAGAGATGAAGGCCTCCAGCAGGCTTCCCATTCTTCTCTGA